In the genome of Streptomyces aquilus, the window TCAACAGCCGGCTGCACGACCGCATCGTGGCCATGGCCGACAACAGCCTGCTGATCGAAGCCCTCGAACCGGTCGCCGGCCGACTGCGCTGGATGACCAGGCGGAACGAGGAGTGGCCCCAACTCCTCATAGAACACCGCGAGTTGTACGAGGCGATCGCCTCCGGCGACCCGGAGCGGGCCCGCGCCCACGCCCTCGCCCACGTGCGGACCAACTACGAGTCGACGGTACGACAGTTGTTCGGCGAACCCAGCTGACTCCCCTGGTTCTCGTACGGTGATCAGGTCCCCTCAATCGACGGCCGCCGCCGTGCGCAGCACGTCCCGGAGCATCCGCGGGGTCAGCCGGCCGGTGAACGTGTTGCGCTGGCTGACGTGGAAGCACCCGAACAGCTCGATCCCGTCGAGCGGTATACGCACCCCGTGCCCGAAGGCGGGCCGCGGCCGGGGCACGTCCCACCCCGCCGCCATCAGCGCGGGCAGCGTCGCCTGCCAGCCGAAGGCGCCCAGCACCACCACCGACCGCAGCGTCGGCCGCAGCAACCTCAGCTCCTGCACCAGCCAGGGGCGGCAGGTGTCCCGCTCACCCGGGGTGGGCTTGTTGGCGGGCGGGGCGCAGTGCACGGGCGAGGTGATGCGGACGCCGTGCAGCGCAAGGCCGTCGTCGATGCTCACCGCCGTGGGCTGCGAGGCCAGGCCGACGTCGTGAAGCGCCTGGTACAGCACGTCTCCCGAGCGGTCGCCGGTGAACATCCGGCCGGTGCGGTTGCCGCCGTGCGCGGCGGGGGCGAGGCCGACGATCAGCATCCGGGCGTCCGCCGGCCCGAATCCCGGCACCGGGCGGCCCCAGTACGTCTGGTCGGCGAAAGCGGCCCGTTTCGTACGCGCCACTTCCTCCCGCCACTCGACCAGGCGGGGGCAGGCACGGCAGCCTGCGATGCGCCGGTCCAGGTCGTCGAGAGCGTCCACGTCACCACCGTACGACGGTGTCCTCGCCACCCCGGGACCACGAGCGGTGGGGACCGGAGCCGGTGCGGAAATGGCGTCGGGGTGAGCGGGGGCGGGCGGCTAAGGTCGAGGCATGGCTGCTGAACGTGGGGAAGGCGGGGCGGGCGAGGGCGTGGACGCCGTCGCAGCCGCTCGGAACGGTGCCGAGGGCGCGCCGACCGCTACTGGCGCGACGTCGGCACCCGTCCGGGCAGAGTCGGCCTCCGCCGGAGCGGAGTCGGCCGGAGCGGAGTCGGTCGGACGTGAGGGCGGTGCGGGGCCGGATCCGGAGGTCGCCGCCGCTGTGGCCGCCGCCGAGGCCGCTGGGCCGCAGCAGGGCGAGACGGTTCGCGTCGACAGCTGGATCTGGTCCGTGCGGCTGATCAAGACCCGGTCCGCCGGTGCCGCCGCCTGCAAGGGCGGTCATGTCCGGGTGAACGGTGAGCGGGTCAAGCCGGCCCACTCCGTCCGGGTCGGTGACGAAGTCCGTCTGGTGCATGAGGGGCGGGAGCGGATCGTCGTCGTCAAGCGCCTCATCCGGAAGCGGGTGGGGGCTCCTGTCGCGGTGCAGTGCTATGTCGACAACAGCCCGCCGCCTCCGCCTCGCGAGGCGGTTGCTCCGGCGGGGATCCGTGACCGGGGTGCCGGGCGTCCGACCAAGCGGGACCGGCGGGACATGGAGCGTTTGCGGGGGATGGGTGGGGTGCCCGGGGTGCCGGGGGTGCCCGGGATGCCGGGTGGACGCAAGGGTGGAAGTGCGGGTGGCCGCGCCGGCGGGCGGTGACCGGCGGGGTTTCCTCGCCCCCGCCCCCCCAGACCCCCGCTTCGGCCCTGAACGGACCTCACCCGCAAACCCCGGACGGACTGGGTCGGCCAGTCCGTCCGGGGTTTGCGGGGCGCCGGAGCAGCTGTCACGCGCGGCGTCGCAGTATCCGCAGCAGCTGGGCGTTCTGACCGCGGCGAGCCCAGGCGATCAGGGCCAGCGGAATGATCAGGATCAGCGGCGTCGCGGCGTTCTCCCCGTCGAAGTAGGAGACCTGGACCACGAACGCGCCCACCATCAGCCCGCTCAGCGCCACCGCCGCCACCGACTGCAACACCGGGACCAACAACGCGATCGCACCGGCGAGTTCGAGCGCGCCGATGGTGTACATCCCCGCGTTGCCCCAGCCCATCTCGGCGAAGGCGTCGGCGGCCGTGGGGTGCGCGATCAGCTTGGGCAGCGCGCTCGCGAACGCGTAGAACAGGGCGAGCAGCACCTGAATGGTGCGCAGGGCGATCCTGGCGCGGCGCCCACGGGCGGTCGCGGACTCGGCGACGACCGTGCCGGTACCGGAGTTGGCGGACGCGGCGGCGGTGACGGATACGGTGGTCTCGGACATCGGGGGCTCCTGTGGAATGCGGTCCGTTGTGCTGTCACAGAGATAGACCGACCCCCGCACAGAAACTCATCGCCGCCAAGCGAACAGCCTCACCTTCGCGGGGCCGCCTAGGCAGCCCCAGCCGTCTCCCCAGCCGTCTCCGCTCGCACCGCCCGTACCCATATCCGGTCCTCTGTGAGGTACTTGTCCACCCGCAGGCCCGCCTCCTCCAGTGCCTCCTCGAACTGATCCTTCGTCAGCGGCCGGGCCAGGAACGTCTGGGTCCATACCGCGTCCGGGAACTCGTACTCCGCGCGCACCGAGTTCACCCCGTCGCCGACCGGTTCCGCCGACACCATGCGGACGGTGAAGCCGCTGGGGTCGACGCGTTCGCGCGGCAGGTTGGTGTGGTAGTCCTCGCCCTCCCGCTGGATCAGTACGCACCCGCCCTCCGCCACATGCCGGGCGCAGGCGCGCAGCATCCCGCGTCGCACCTCGGCGTCGCCGGTGTGGACGAGGAACGACGCGAGCATCACCACGTCGAACGTCTCGGGCAGGTCGAGATCCTCGACCGTGCTGCGTATCGTGCGCGCCCCCTGGACGCGGGCCAGCATCTCCGGCGACTCGTCCACCGCCGTGACCCTGAAGCCCCGTTCCAGGAGCGGGTGGGTCATCCTGCCCACGCCGCAGCCCAGTTCCAGGATGTGCGCCCCCGCCGGCACGGCCGCGGCGATGATGTCCGGCTCGTCGTACACCGGCAACCGCGAGTACAGCTCCACCGCGCAGCCGTCCGGAGTGATGGCCCCCGGCCCCGTCCCCTCGTACCCCTCACGCATGTGCAGTTCCATGCCCGTCAAACGGCCGCATCCGCAAGCCCGTTCCCCACTCGCATGCATTCACCCATTCGAGGGACGGAGTGACGGAGAGCCCCTCCTAGGGCAGCGGAAACCACCCGTGCCCGACGTACCAGTGCCCACCGGACCGCAGATGGTCGCCCACCGCCCGCTCCACCGACGTACGCCGAGGCAGCCCCGCCACCGGCAGCTCCGGGTCCCCGAACACGAACTGGACCGGCTCGGTGTCGGCCGACTCGGCGTCTCGCGGCGCGATCCGGAACCGCTCCTGGAAGCGGACGATGTTGGAGTCGGCGGGCAGGTACCGCTTCAACTGCGGGTCCAGCAGCCAGGAGTGGCACGTCACCGCCCGGTACCGCTCCTCGGGGTAGTGCTTCGCGAAGAACTCGCCCGCCAGCGCCACCGCCCGGTCGCACGCGGCCGGCGTCAGCGGGCCGAGGAAGTCGGGGATGTGCAGGTCCAGACAGAGCGTGCCGGTGGTCGCAGGCATCCCCGCCGCCGCGAGCCCCCGTGCCGCACCCGACCAGAGCCGCGCCCGTTGGAAGTGCAGTCTCCCCAACTGGTAGATCTCACCGCGGAGATGGAGCGCCAGCCACTGCGGTGACTGGACTCCCGCCGTTCCGTGCCGCCTGCGGTGGACGGCCATGTTCCGCCCGAGGTCGGTGAGGGTGCGCCGGGAGACGTCGGCGGGGACACCCCGTGCCCGGTGGTACGCGCGCGTGTGCGGAAGCGCCGCGACGAACACGTACGCGGGGAAGATCCGGCGCAGCGCCGCCGGTGCCTCGGCGGTCCGCGCGGTCAGCTGCAAGCCGTCGCCGTACTCGACGATCTCCCCCATGTCGCGCACCACCGCCTCGACGCACTCCGCCACCAGCCGCATCGCTCCGGCGTCGGCCGTCAGCGTCCGCCGCCGGGCGACGATCTCGTTGATGTCCTCATGGGGTACCGCGAGGTCGAGCAGCACCTCGGCGAGCTCATCGGTGTCCGGCAGCACGCGCCCTCCAGCAAGGGGTACGAGGAGTACGTTGGCAGAGAGGAGTGGTGATCCCGATGCGTACGGGCAGTGAGCCGACGACCGCGCGCAGTGCGCTGCGGGCCCGGTTCTGGCTGAGCGTGTGGGGGCTGCTCTGGGCGGTCTTCGGGACAGCCGCGTTCGCCCTCGCGGGCCGCCCCGGGTGGGCCGCCGCCTGCGGGGTGCTCTGGCTGGTCGTCACCGTCGATCTGACCCTGATCCTCCGGCACATCCGACAGGGCCCGCACTACCAGCCGGGCCCGGACGTCCCACCGTACCGGCCGGCGGAGCACCGGCCACCGGGCGGGTCACCAGGGCAGCGGCCGCCGAGCCGACGACCGGGGAACCGGCCCCCGGACCGGCCCGCGCCCTGAGCCGTCACGCGTCGAACCGCGCCGCCTTCAGGTACTGCGGGTTCGGGTCCAGTGCGGCGGCCAGCCGGAAGTGGCGTTTGGCCTGGTCGGGGCGGGCCTGACGCTCATAGGTACGGGCGAGCGCGAAGTGCGCGAACGCGTTGTCCGGCTCGCGCTCCAGGACGATCGTGAACTCCAGCTCCGCGGGCCGCAGTTGGGCGGCCGCGAAGAAGGCACGCGCGCGCAGCAGGCGGGCGGCGGTGTTCTCGGGGTGCGCGGCGATCACCTGGTCGAGCAGCTTCACCGCGCCCTGCGGGTCCCGTGCGGCGAGCAACTGCTCGGCGGCACGGAAGTCGATCACATGCGTCTCCGGAGTACGTCCGGTCCAACCGCTGGTCTCGGGCACGGCAGAGTCCTTCCCTCACTGGAAGGGTTCAACGCCCGGACAGGCGGCCGCTATTCCTGAGGCCTCCGGGGCGAGCCCTCAGCCTCGTGGGGCGCGCGGGCTCTTCGTACGAGCTCGTCCCATACGTCCGCCACCCGTCGCCGCAGGTCTTCCAGGGGTACGTCGTTGTCGATGACGATGTCCGCGATCTCCCGGCGCTTCTCCCGCGTCGCCTGGGCGGCCATCCGCGCGCGTGCGTCGTCCTCGGTCATGCCGCGCAGCCTGACGAGGCGGTCGAGCTGGGTCTCCGGGGCCGCGTCGACGACGACCACGACGTCGTAGAGCGGGGCGAGGCCGTTCTCGGTGAGGAGCGGCACGTCATGGACGACGACCGCGTCCTCGTCGGCGGCGGATTCGAGGGCGCGGGAGCGGGCGCCCACCAGGGGGTGCACGATCGAGTTCAGCACGGCGAGCTTCTCGGGGTCGGCGAACACGATCGACCCGAGCCTGGGCCGGTCCAGGCTGCCGTCCTCGGCGAGCACACCGGCCCCGAAGGCCTCCACGACGGCGGCCAGCCCGGGCGTACCGGGCGCGACGACCTCCCGCGCGATACGGTCCGCGTCGATCAGCACGGCCCCCCGCTCCACGAGCAGCCGCGACACCTCACTCTTACCGGCACCGATCCCACCGGTCAGGCCCACCTTCAACATGAGCCGCAGCTTAGGCGGTGCCGCTGACAACGCACCCCACTGGGCTCAGTTGTCGCCCTCCCGCTCCGCCAGGAAGCGCTCGAACTCGCGCCCGATCTCGTCGGCGGACGGGATGTCGGTGGACTCGGCGAGCATGTTGCCGCGGGTCTCGGCGCCCGCCGCCGCGTCGTACTGGTGCTCAAGGCCGTTCACGAGGGCCACGAG includes:
- a CDS encoding uracil-DNA glycosylase, which produces MDALDDLDRRIAGCRACPRLVEWREEVARTKRAAFADQTYWGRPVPGFGPADARMLIVGLAPAAHGGNRTGRMFTGDRSGDVLYQALHDVGLASQPTAVSIDDGLALHGVRITSPVHCAPPANKPTPGERDTCRPWLVQELRLLRPTLRSVVVLGAFGWQATLPALMAAGWDVPRPRPAFGHGVRIPLDGIELFGCFHVSQRNTFTGRLTPRMLRDVLRTAAAVD
- a CDS encoding RNA-binding S4 domain-containing protein, which codes for MAAERGEGGAGEGVDAVAAARNGAEGAPTATGATSAPVRAESASAGAESAGAESVGREGGAGPDPEVAAAVAAAEAAGPQQGETVRVDSWIWSVRLIKTRSAGAAACKGGHVRVNGERVKPAHSVRVGDEVRLVHEGRERIVVVKRLIRKRVGAPVAVQCYVDNSPPPPPREAVAPAGIRDRGAGRPTKRDRRDMERLRGMGGVPGVPGVPGMPGGRKGGSAGGRAGGR
- a CDS encoding DoxX family protein, with amino-acid sequence MSETTVSVTAAASANSGTGTVVAESATARGRRARIALRTIQVLLALFYAFASALPKLIAHPTAADAFAEMGWGNAGMYTIGALELAGAIALLVPVLQSVAAVALSGLMVGAFVVQVSYFDGENAATPLILIIPLALIAWARRGQNAQLLRILRRRA
- a CDS encoding class I SAM-dependent methyltransferase, coding for MREGYEGTGPGAITPDGCAVELYSRLPVYDEPDIIAAAVPAGAHILELGCGVGRMTHPLLERGFRVTAVDESPEMLARVQGARTIRSTVEDLDLPETFDVVMLASFLVHTGDAEVRRGMLRACARHVAEGGCVLIQREGEDYHTNLPRERVDPSGFTVRMVSAEPVGDGVNSVRAEYEFPDAVWTQTFLARPLTKDQFEEALEEAGLRVDKYLTEDRIWVRAVRAETAGETAGAA
- a CDS encoding acyltransferase domain-containing protein — translated: MLPDTDELAEVLLDLAVPHEDINEIVARRRTLTADAGAMRLVAECVEAVVRDMGEIVEYGDGLQLTARTAEAPAALRRIFPAYVFVAALPHTRAYHRARGVPADVSRRTLTDLGRNMAVHRRRHGTAGVQSPQWLALHLRGEIYQLGRLHFQRARLWSGAARGLAAAGMPATTGTLCLDLHIPDFLGPLTPAACDRAVALAGEFFAKHYPEERYRAVTCHSWLLDPQLKRYLPADSNIVRFQERFRIAPRDAESADTEPVQFVFGDPELPVAGLPRRTSVERAVGDHLRSGGHWYVGHGWFPLP
- a CDS encoding tetratricopeptide repeat protein — its product is MPETSGWTGRTPETHVIDFRAAEQLLAARDPQGAVKLLDQVIAAHPENTAARLLRARAFFAAAQLRPAELEFTIVLEREPDNAFAHFALARTYERQARPDQAKRHFRLAAALDPNPQYLKAARFDA
- the coaE gene encoding dephospho-CoA kinase, translating into MLKVGLTGGIGAGKSEVSRLLVERGAVLIDADRIAREVVAPGTPGLAAVVEAFGAGVLAEDGSLDRPRLGSIVFADPEKLAVLNSIVHPLVGARSRALESAADEDAVVVHDVPLLTENGLAPLYDVVVVVDAAPETQLDRLVRLRGMTEDDARARMAAQATREKRREIADIVIDNDVPLEDLRRRVADVWDELVRRARAPHEAEGSPRRPQE